One genomic segment of Desmodus rotundus isolate HL8 chromosome 5, HLdesRot8A.1, whole genome shotgun sequence includes these proteins:
- the LOC128780969 gene encoding olfactory receptor 56B34-like translates to MDTTLSIINSSRFQVSEFILMGLPGIHEWQHWLSLPLALIYTLALGANLLILITIQREPSLHQPMYHFLGILAVVDIGLATTIMPKILAIFWFDAKVISFPQCFAQIYAINSFMGMESGIFLCMAVDRYVAICYPLQYSSIVTEVFVIKVTVSMMLRNVLLTSPLPILAAQRHYCSRNEIDNCLCSNLSVISLACDDITINRFYQLALAWVMVGSDMGLVFTSYALIIRSVMRLNSSEAVSKALNTCSSHLILILFFYTAIVVVSVTHLARGRFPFIPVLLNVMHSVIPPALNPMVYALRTRELRVGFQRLLGLEENVSRK, encoded by the coding sequence ATGGACACCACCCTGAGTATAATCAATAGTTCAAGGTTTCAAGTGTCTGAGTTCATCCTGATGGGGCTCCCAGGCATTCACGAGTGGCAGCActggctctccctgcccctggctctgATCTACACATTAGCTCTTGGTGCCAATCTGCTCATCTTGATCACCATCCAACGTGAGCCTTCTCTCCACCAGCCCATGTACCATTTCCTTGGTATCCTGGCTGTAGTGGACATTGGCCTGGCCACCACCATCATGCCCAAGATCCTGGCCATCTTCTGGTTTGATGCCAAAGTCATCAGCTTTCCTCAGTGTTTTGCTCAGATTTATGCTATCAACTCTTTTATGGGCATGGAGTCAGGCATTTTTCTCTGCATGGCTGTGGATAGATATGTAGCTATCTGCTATCCCCTTCAGTACTCCTCCATAGTCACTGAGGTTTTTGTGATCAAAGTCACAGTATCTATGATGCTCAGAAATGTTCTGTTGACCAGTCCACTGCCTATATTGGCTGCCCAGCGACACTACTGCTCCAGAAATGAGATTGATAATTGCTTGTGCTCTAACTTGAGCGTCATCAGTCTTGCCTGTGATGACATTACTATTAATAGGTTTTATCAGTTGGCCTTGGCCTGGGTTATGGTTGGGAGTGACATGGGTTTGGTCTTTACTTCTTATGCTTTGATTATTCGCTCAGTGATGAGGTTGAACTCTTCTGAAGCAGTATCTAAGGCCCTGAACACCTGCAGCTCCCATCTCAtcctcattctctttttctaCACAGCCATTGTTGTGGTATCTGTCACCCATCTGGCTAGAGGAAGGTTTCCCTTTATCCCTGTTCTCCTCAATGTGATGCACAGTGTCATTCCTCCGGCCTTGAACCCTATGGTGTATGCTCTTAGGACCCGGGAGCTGAGAGTGGGCTTCCAGAGGCTGCTGGGTTTGGAAGAGAATGTGTCCAGGAAGTGA